The Actinopolyspora erythraea genome has a segment encoding these proteins:
- a CDS encoding zinc finger protein, with the protein MYSLGWRGPVVWWNPVDGYRHAFGPEEPPRPEQHRETLCGLPVTLTSPSDVDWLMPTCDSCMTEALERTENREQRQRDARRRLHDQFGTEFL; encoded by the coding sequence ATGTACAGCCTCGGTTGGCGTGGCCCGGTGGTGTGGTGGAACCCGGTCGACGGATACCGGCACGCGTTCGGCCCCGAGGAACCCCCTCGACCCGAACAGCACCGCGAAACCCTGTGCGGTCTCCCGGTGACGCTCACCAGTCCATCCGATGTGGACTGGCTGATGCCCACCTGCGACTCCTGCATGACCGAAGCCCTCGAACGCACCGAGAACCGTGAACAACGCCAGCGCGACGCCCGCCGCAGACTGCACGACCAGTTCGGAACGGAGTTCCTGTGA
- a CDS encoding GNAT family N-acetyltransferase, producing the protein MSWLPDDFVHPRYTPVPDTALHLRPIREADTALDYPAVMGSRERLWRTFGPAWGWPRETMTYEEDRVELLRHEREAAAHLSFNYALFDAEETAILGCVYIDPPERVGADGEISWWVVDELVGGEAEEALDALLPRWIATDWPFRNPRFLGRDITWQDWLALPHTS; encoded by the coding sequence GTGAGTTGGTTACCCGACGACTTCGTCCACCCCCGCTACACCCCCGTGCCCGACACCGCGCTTCACCTGCGGCCGATCCGGGAGGCGGACACCGCGCTCGACTACCCCGCCGTGATGGGCTCCCGAGAACGTTTGTGGCGGACCTTCGGTCCGGCTTGGGGTTGGCCCAGGGAGACGATGACGTACGAAGAGGACCGCGTCGAACTGCTGCGACACGAGCGGGAAGCAGCCGCGCACCTTTCGTTCAACTACGCACTGTTCGACGCGGAGGAGACGGCGATCCTCGGTTGCGTCTACATCGACCCTCCCGAACGCGTCGGCGCCGACGGCGAAATATCCTGGTGGGTGGTGGACGAACTCGTCGGTGGTGAGGCCGAAGAAGCACTCGACGCACTGCTGCCGCGGTGGATCGCCACCGACTGGCCCTTCCGAAATCCCCGTTTTCTGGGCCGCGATATCACCTGGCAGGACTGGCTCGCGCTGCCGCACACCTCCTGA